The Belonocnema kinseyi isolate 2016_QV_RU_SX_M_011 chromosome 2, B_treatae_v1, whole genome shotgun sequence nucleotide sequence aaaatatatttttttaacataatttcattatttcagttaaatatttgacattttagttgaaaattagttgttttttgtttttattattttttagttggtaatttaacttcaatttttgctTATTGATTCAGGCTTGTTTATGCTGTTTCACGTTTAACGATACaatatattatcattattacgCTCAATTTATTTGCAGAAGCAAGCTTTCGTAAAGAATGtccgtaaagaattattatttggaaaataatgtcaattttcatttagaagaagggaatttaaaaaaatcccgattcaaattcagaattctttagttaaaaattcaatacgcggttaaaagtttaactctttttttttattcttcttttttggttgattcataattttaatttgaaattcatttctggttaaaattgtagctactttgttgaaaattaattttttaaacttaaaattgaactatttcagtacaaaatataactattttactgaaaatccgtcttttttgttttctaagaattcgatttttaacagaaaatttaaccattctatttctggttggaaatgtatcttgtttggatgaaaattccactatttggtagaaaatgtatcattttggtagaaaattcaactatcgttgaaaatccatatattttgtgaaaaaaaggtttttttttttgtagaaaattatttttttcttggcaAGTTATTCTGCTTGTTTAGAAATTCTCCTTTTcggggaaaaattcaaatattatagcAAAAGATAGatcattctaattaaaaacaaTCATCTTTAGggttgtaaataaaattacttggttgaaagttaaactcctttatcaaaattaatttttttgcttcaagatttatcattttaataaaaaaagaatttcttttgttgaaatgtgAGTTTATGCgtttgaaaactagttttttcttgtgatgaaaaggaattttttagtcgaaaatgtaacgattttgttgaaattttatttcttttttggcagaaaattattatttatttaaactgaaaatgtaactgttgttCCTGTTGAATATTACaccatttcagtaaaaaaaatctactctttggttaaaaaattcattttttgactaaaaatttcattattccatttttgtttaaaaaattatcttttttagttgaaaattaatctttattggtggaaattattattcttggttgaaaattcatctcggtaataaaatataaagaaaatattctcggtaaagatttatcattaaaattgaaaattcatcttgtttaaaattcatctgttctagttgaaagatttacaattttagttgaaaatgtatgactgcttgaaaatgtaactattttttgaaattttttctttttttgtggatcttttttattaaaaattaatttttgcttgtttaaaattcaactatttcagttcaagGTTCATTGTCTTAGTTGAGaactcatgtttttggtttaaaattcaactgttctagttaaaatatttacaattttagttaaaaatgcatgactgtttgaaaatttaactatttttttaaagttagtttttttctttttttttgttgaaagtatttttttaattaaagatttaacttattccaattaaatattcgatagtttcagttgaaaatttatctgtttgtttgaacattaattttttgaacttaaaattttattatttacgttTTTACTGACGATTGagcttttttagtaaaaattaatttttctagtttaaaattcaactatttcagttgaaaattcatcagttagtttgaaaattgaactattttcttgaaaatgggtttttcttaaattaatttttttcaactaaaagtttaactattccattttttgttggaaattgatatttttgagtggaaaatttaagtatttgtttcaaaatttatttattttgcaattttttgctctgttgtgttcAAGGGTATTTATAATGAACGTCATAAATTGAATTAAGTTGTTTGCCTTTAGCGGCAAATATGAATACGTTACTTTTAGTgaaccgggaaaattgaaaaaatttcccagGAAAAACTGGAAAATGCCTGGGAATTCGAAATTTTCCGTCGAATCACCACCCTGTTTCGTATCTAGAGTTTAGATGTTCCACGCAATAATTGGCGATGTTTTTCCTAACCTTTTTGTACAGACATCGTAGACATTAAGCCAACCAACATGGAGGAACTTACAGAAGTGATAACGGCTGCGGAGTTTCACCCAGTTGAGTGCAATCTTCTGGTATACAGTAGTAGCAAGGGAACAATTCGCCTGTGTGATATGAGATCAGCCGCTCTCTGCGATCGGCACAGTAAGCTCTTCGAAGAACCCGAGGATCCGACAAACCGAAGCTTTTTCTCAGAGATAATTTCTAGTATAAGCGACGTTAAACTCAGCAATTCCGGCCGATACATGATTAGTAGAGACTACTTGAGTGTCAAAGTGTGGGATTTGCATATGGAAACAAGGCCCATCGAATGTTATCctgtgagttgaaaatttaattgttaatttaaggaattatacaaaataattgtataggataaattaacttttctcttGTTTCCAGGTTCACGAGTACCTGAGATCGAAGCTGTGTTCCCTGTATGAGAATGActgtatttttgacaaatttgaatgCTGCTGGAGCGGCAACGACTCTGCCATTATGACTGGTTCTTACAATAATTTCTTCCGAGTTTTTGATCGTAGTACTAAACGTGACCTTACTTTGGAAGCTGCGCGGGATATTGCAAAGCCTAAAACTCTCCTGAAACCACGTAAAGTACGTATTACTGATTTAtttatcccccccccctccctaaacACCACGGCTCGGATCGtaggaatttttcgattttttgtggttaaaaaatgctAAGATTTAAGAGAACAAATTTTacgattttgttattatttattttttataattatttcatttcattcttagaaaataaaaaatggaggtTTTTCGTAAAAACagatgacagtgaatttattttttgaccgagaattttagaaatgtttagaaaaaaatattcccaacttagatttcaacagttttttatgtaattagttgaatttttatctttctcaATTATTATGTCTTTCAGTTTAGGATGCTTAATTGgacaatttttcacttaaaaaattttccattttaaactttaatcattaagcgtacattttaattagaagatttttaagatgcagttttaaaaactttactaatTAAGAATTAGAAGTGTTTGAAACAGAAGATTTGAGAGAAACCAAATTTTTAGTGGATCAGctttgaatataataaattaattaatgatttctaaaattgaaccgtactttaagatttaaaaagtaaataataattgattttacaaattaattaatatttagaaatatctgactgtgtAATTAAACCAGTaattatacattaaatatttttttaaaaaactgaattttaccattttaattgctttatttaaaaaaaaaaattttaagacaaattgttgaattttgttgtataaataacaattgaatacctattattcttagaaaaaattcttgcAAGGTAAAGTCatgtttagaagtttcaaaaaattaaaaataaatttaaaattggaaattatttcaaataatttcggtGCAAAATAgcccacagcctaatttaaaacaaaatatagatttcaggaggtttcgaccaaaaaatttaaaagcttttgaagaaCTTTGAAAgactttagaagaataaaaaaaacttaggaaaattaaaaatgcttttttattttgaaaaattaattttaagagaatatttaaaaaggtttagaaagattagaattttaaaataattaacaatttgaaaatatataaaacaacatgtaaatgtttcaagtttacgaaataaaattttgaagcattttaagaattttttaaagaatttttttagcttaaaattaattaaaattatataatttaacattctttttaatttgattgattcttaatttagagaatttaaaatgataaattctcagtagctttcattttatacgttTCAATTATTGATCATtcgaatacaatattttttaataaaaaatcttttactttacaagattttccattttagatttttattttaaagtgtacatttttaatttgaagaattttaaaatacaatattggAAGgcttaaacagttgaaaattaaaagctttttaaattggaaattttgggtaacaaaaatgtttacttgatcaactgtaaatataaactaattaattattttaaaaattgaacggtacttcaaatataaaaaagtgatcaataattgatttgttaagACGATTTTAATCCATTCAAAATTGAGGTATTTCCAGGGTTCAACGTTAAAAGATAAACTGGTGGAATTCTCAAAAgccttaatcgtaaaaaaattataaataatttgaaactgaattatttgaaatataaatcctTGACCCTTTAAAACTTCAAGgatcttttatattctttaaaagtcacgattttaattgtattatttaaaaaatgattaatttttaggtgacattttttaattttgatatataaataacaatggaacattaattatttgtagacaatttcgagtaatttttagagatatttagaggttttcaaaagattcaaaattaattaaaaacttgaaatgatttcaaataatttaagcgaAGTGTGTTTCACCAAATTCCggtaaaacaaaatgtacatttttgtagcttttgaacaaaaaaattctaaggttttaaaaatcgtgaaaggcttcttcaaaagaataaaaaaaaaattctttagattacTAAGAAAatcgaaagatttttattttggaaaattatttgaaattcgaataatttgaccagatatttagaagttatcaaacaaaatttaaagaacatgtagatttttcaagacttttaaataaaattttgaagcttattAAGGatatctaaactatttaaaattaaaataattcaacttctaatttgattttgaatgtttatagtttCAAATTAGTTAAAGtgctataattatttatttttatttttattgattgatttttcaattaagagcattgaaaattaacatggatttatatttttggaactgaatctgaatctttgaactctgcaatttataaaagttagaaattcaaaatttgaatacgtaattgttgaattaaaaaacttttaaagttcaattttaaacgtttaaaatgtataatttcctTCTTGGGTTATCCAATTTGCAagtcatttttcattaattcgaaTGAGCAAATAGTTAGCCTTagagttagaattttttaatttaattgaccgtgaaaaatgtttgcgaaaacgtttaaaatcgattaatttaaaattcatttacattCTTCACACTTTCCTCCATtccccttttttaaaagaatttttcttttttcctctgttttaagaaaattctcgttttttttttgcttgaatgcgaactgaattaataggaGCCAGTAagaaaatccaacgatttttggtttaaagttaattcttttttgtaaaaaattaaattattctgttaaaaatggaattattttttaaattctcttttatttatttaaaatttaactgttttgttaaacatttacctTTCTCGATaggaagttcatctttttggattgcaaatcTCTGATTctggaaaagtcatctttctgggttaaaaattcatcttcaactttttggttacattttttgttttgttttgaagatcaaactatttaattaaaaatacaactgttttttattgaggcttaatctcttttatttgaaaattcgaccatttggttgaaaatttaattatttcgctcagaatttatttttttgttgttgaaaattcaactatcactgaacaaattgtctttttggcttaaaaattcaataattttgtttcagtttttacctgttttgtttgaaatttgaccattcggtcgaaaattcatctttttaggtagcaaattaaactgtttgtctaAAACTTCATTTACTTtatattcgtctcttttgcttgaaaattcttaactatGTGGCTGTacttgcaactgtttggttaaattttttcattcaactgtttcattgaaaattcaactttcttgaaagaaaattaatctttttgagtttaaaagtcaacagttttctaagttattcgaattttaaacttgaatactCAACTTTTTGAACTCAACCTTGTTGAAAACGTAATATGTTTTAACTTGAAGTATTAAGAATTTTAAGCATTTCAGATTGAATTCAATATTGTATCTataataagtttatttaaaagaatttttttctctattattccccgttttcatgaaaaataatgttatttcgAGGGTATTTTGGACtgcgaattaataaaaaatgaaaaattttatattcaaattaacagtttcaaatttaaaacctttattgttgagtaatttcaagataaaaattaacaaaataaattttcctacagttaaaaattattgcaaattttaaacttctcTAATTGGAAAATAATCCaagttgagaattttaaaaattaagaaagaattatttaaaatccaaattcAGAATCCTTGAGGCTCAatgaatattgttaaataattgtgttaaatttaaaatttactttaattgtgCAAAGAAGATTTGAAAACAAGAAGAATTATGTATTCTATATTCctaaataagtaaaattattatttcagttgtTCAGTGTCTGATACTGAATTCTTACCGGAATAAGTAacaattctaaactaaaatgtttatttttaggtCTGTACCGGTGGAAAACGAAAGAAAGATGAGATCAGCGTTGACTGCCTcgattttaataagaaaatattgcaTACGGCGTGGCATCCTTCCGAAAATGTGGTTGCGGTTGCGGCCACAAATAATCTATTTCTGTTCCAAGATAAGCTTTAGCACATCTGTATGCAGGTAGGTTCAACTTTTTAATTCACCAAAATTAAGTAGGAATATGCAATGAGTAAAAtcgaaggtttttttttataaattgtgttCAACTTGTACTAATTCTacgtcatttttgaaaatataataattttctaccgtttcacatggaaaatataagtttttaaataatccctAATTGTAAACGATTTTTCGAATtgagaaaatcgacaaaaacacaCAGAGGTCAATACTTTCTTAGTCAGGGTGGCAACTTAGCCggaaaatgaccgaaaatttaatttaaaaactggtaATTTACTCCTGAttgcagaaaaattcaagtttccattattttaataattgttgtcaatttagaagtcatttctactttatctgcagtcgcagatttttcagattatctcaggTTACTCTAATTacatcataatttattattaaatgcttattactttttattgtaagaaaaacGTTTTACAAGTTTCTTCTCTGTGATATTTTTTTCGCTGACTTaagtttcataataaaattaatgatattcCAAAcgggaatattttgttaaaagaattatcattcagaattagaagaaaggaatttaaaagaatccctGTTCCttgtcagaatttttaatttccctcTTCCAATTTTAGATGAAGAAAGTACTTAAATTAGCTTTTAGAGTAGAAgttgtatttcaaagaagaaatattttgctgaattaTGATCGAAAATTTTGTGACATTGTTCATTGCGAATTgatctttctttagaaaaaaatcaactaaatggttcaaagttgaactgttttgttagaaattcatttttttcgtttgaagattcataattttaattggaaattcatctctggttgaaaatgtaacttgttgaagattcatttgtgtaactaaaattttaagttttcaagtagaaaatttaaatttattttgctgaaaatcttttgttttttgtttgttaagaattaaattattgacagaaaatttaaccattctatttttggctgaaaatgaatcttgtttggatgacaattcaagttttttttttaatttatattttttgatttaaagatgaaactagttgttttaaaatttatgtactttttgaaaaattcgctttttgtatagaaaattaatttttagggttaaaaattgatatttttggtataaaattaatctgttccagttgaagattcatcgttttagctgaaaatttatcttttttttgttaaaaattccacaatttgaatggaaatttgtctttttgaattgtaaattcgaatatttaattgaaaatttacgccttttgttaaaaatcgatttttatggtagaaaatgatttttttgtcaagttaatcttcttgtttaaaaatcttctttccggttgaaaattcatcttttaggttggaaataaaattacttggttaaaagttgaactcttttgttaataatttttttgttgaagatgcattattttaattaaaaattcatttatttgtttgaaatatgataTATTTGATTGTAAACTTcctttttctttggatgaaaaggattttttgccgataattgaactattttgttgaaagttcgtttattttttggttgaaggttattattaattggaattaaaaatgtgACCGTCAGTCCAGTTGaatgttccataattttaattaaaaattcatagctttggttaaacattcattttttgactaaaaatataattatgaaatttttggttgaaaaatgctcttttttaattgaaaaattatctagctagtcaagaattcaactattcatcattttatttgaaacttcatatttctcatttaaaatgtaactattccagttaaagatgtacaatgttaattaaaaattcatctatttggttaaacattaatttttgaaactttaaatttaattatttaagttttggttaaccatttatcttctttattaaaatataattattttttgttgttaaaaattccattttttcagttgaatccttatcgttttagttaaaaattcatgtttttgttttcaaattcaactattccagttgaagattcatcattttagttgaaaattcagtcatcacttaggttgaaaaattaactattttcttgaaaatgcattattttttcttaaaaattaatagtttttagtgCGTTTAGAGACTAATATAAAtgtgttacttttagttgaccgggaaaattgaaaaactttacctGCTCTTCagtgcttttaaacaaaaattaaaaattgctcaagttaaaacatttagaattgtAGTTGATGAATtaggaatattcaatttttaaattagatatttaactttgtacatttcaactaaaaaattctcaccttctaaatttgtttttaagagtatttttaatGGTACAGCACTTGAAATCAGTaatcagtaaaatttaacgattacaaattcaaaatatttctttttggttagaaaattattgcGAATTTGTTATGTTTACCGTTTTTATtagtaaacaataaaaaaagtacgaaatttaaaaataaactttttccaaataacaattttttttttaatttgcagacatGTTTTCTTTTATTACGTCATatgcacacatttaaaaaaagtttaatatgtcgaacctgaaatttattcagcttgaaccaaagaaGAAACATTTCATTATTGtgctttatcaaaataaaatcttgTGAATGAGGATCTttggtatttctttttttttgcgattttggaACGTCGTAAACGCCACGAAAAAGAACtaatccaaaaaacatgtttttgcacatttaaagaaaattctaaaacggcagacttttcttaatttaaaaaattgtgaatttaaagaCGAGAGCAGATGTTAaccgatttcaacttttttctttgctTGTTTTGTTTGTCGACCCACAAATTGTTGtccctcagct carries:
- the LOC117183122 gene encoding protein phosphatase PP2A 55 kDa regulatory subunit isoform X2; translation: MKSPSSIMRQSSLTKLGSMINTAVNKRVGNGDIQWCFSQVKGTLEDDVTEADIISCVEFNHDGDLLATGDKGGRVVIFQRDPISKNSIPRRGEYNVYSTFQSHEPEFDYLKSLEIEEKINKIRWLKRKNPAHFLLSTNDKTIKLWKVSERDKRVEGYNTKEENGSIRDPACITALRVPAIKPMELMVEASPRRIFANAHTYHINSISVNSDQETYLSADDLRINLWHLEITDQSFNIVDIKPTNMEELTEVITAAEFHPVECNLLVYSSSKGTIRLCDMRSAALCDRHSKLFEEPEDPTNRSFFSEIISSISDVKLSNSGRYMISRDYLSVKVWDLHMETRPIECYPVHEYLRSKLCSLYENDCIFDKFECCWSGNDSAIMTGSYNNFFRVFDRSTKRDLTLEAARDIAKPKTLLKPRKVCTGGKRKKDEISVDCLDFNKKILHTAWHPSENVVAVAATNNLFLFQDKL
- the LOC117183122 gene encoding protein phosphatase PP2A 55 kDa regulatory subunit isoform X4, translated to MAGNGDIQWCFSQVKGTLEDDVTEADIISCVEFNHDGDLLATGDKGGRVVIFQRDPISKNSIPRRGEYNVYSTFQSHEPEFDYLKSLEIEEKINKIRWLKRKNPAHFLLSTNDKTIKLWKVSERDKRVEGYNTKEENGSIRDPACITALRVPAIKPMELMVEASPRRIFANAHTYHINSISVNSDQETYLSADDLRINLWHLEITDQSFNIVDIKPTNMEELTEVITAAEFHPVECNLLVYSSSKGTIRLCDMRSAALCDRHSKLFEEPEDPTNRSFFSEIISSISDVKLSNSGRYMISRDYLSVKVWDLHMETRPIECYPVHEYLRSKLCSLYENDCIFDKFECCWSGNDSAIMTGSYNNFFRVFDRSTKRDLTLEAARDIAKPKTLLKPRKVCTGGKRKKDEISVDCLDFNKKILHTAWHPSENVVAVAATNNLFLFQDKL
- the LOC117183122 gene encoding protein phosphatase PP2A 55 kDa regulatory subunit isoform X3, giving the protein MDCGETSSNGDIQWCFSQVKGTLEDDVTEADIISCVEFNHDGDLLATGDKGGRVVIFQRDPISKNSIPRRGEYNVYSTFQSHEPEFDYLKSLEIEEKINKIRWLKRKNPAHFLLSTNDKTIKLWKVSERDKRVEGYNTKEENGSIRDPACITALRVPAIKPMELMVEASPRRIFANAHTYHINSISVNSDQETYLSADDLRINLWHLEITDQSFNIVDIKPTNMEELTEVITAAEFHPVECNLLVYSSSKGTIRLCDMRSAALCDRHSKLFEEPEDPTNRSFFSEIISSISDVKLSNSGRYMISRDYLSVKVWDLHMETRPIECYPVHEYLRSKLCSLYENDCIFDKFECCWSGNDSAIMTGSYNNFFRVFDRSTKRDLTLEAARDIAKPKTLLKPRKVCTGGKRKKDEISVDCLDFNKKILHTAWHPSENVVAVAATNNLFLFQDKL